A genomic window from Xenorhabdus cabanillasii includes:
- the tusB gene encoding sulfurtransferase complex subunit TusB, which translates to MLYTVRCSPYQDDFNAILGLITDADDVLLIQNGVLLSMNGNRYLAELIRTGAGIYALQDDLDARGLTNQVSDRVQVVNYNGFVSLTVKHQQSFSW; encoded by the coding sequence ATGTTATATACTGTTAGATGCTCACCTTACCAGGATGACTTCAATGCAATACTTGGCCTGATCACTGATGCGGATGATGTCCTGCTGATTCAGAATGGGGTATTGCTCAGTATGAATGGTAATCGCTATTTAGCTGAGTTGATCCGCACAGGAGCCGGTATCTATGCTTTGCAGGATGATCTGGATGCACGAGGACTTACTAATCAAGTTTCAGATCGTGTACAGGTGGTAAATTACAACGGTTTTGTCAGCTTAACGGTGAAACATCAGCAAAGTTTCAGTTGGTAG